The following are encoded in a window of Brachyhypopomus gauderio isolate BG-103 chromosome 18, BGAUD_0.2, whole genome shotgun sequence genomic DNA:
- the sec16a gene encoding protein transport protein Sec16A isoform X2, translated as MQPPPRTAPPGACAPPPPSSGGPNVFRRTRPHKHGAAAAAPSPAPLSQPMTDPFAFGRQALPPLPVGSQAPPPNGSPLRMQAPSPPGFVQTAPPQGQPMGVHAAAAVGPPPAVFTPQPGLSGHPPASNLPPAEPGYFSSQEPMPYIAQLPNPAPPFSASQLPPVQSSPPFQHMSPPPPPHLVPDRGSRPPSVQNYFQPTSDPPQPFHASPQGQAPPTGHLPHHGPPQTHPRSHAHSAGLNTSGPPVSQQQNSVQGYFSQSGGHSEPWFSLAPPDPSQRACSIPCVSPGDPGTVSMFFQGNDVENKETLSGEGRLNGAAHPAHAAAVTEAPYLNDSGNIRAGGGPCDTVENLECVPNQEVLPSEPQPSHTYEVGPNLEMPDSAVRPPSVSSIYSNVSHSSGHTPHSGGHTPHSGGHTPHSGGHTPHSGGHTPHSGGHTPHSGGHTPHSTGHPPRRHQGVVGTFIQQESPRPPDPPASHPSTSGYFEQIDSTPAPELSPTFPTPSPPKPVGVFQPSANSSFELVRAHSVGVRPPEVDQARMVVEKVGADVLPGNLEQPPDNMETIHGQDRRPSSLAQGPRRPCDSPATTLWAQSDPASLGANILLAPAAPPLASTFAPVCRPSAEVIQPPEDGPLDLQSPRAYAQPHLENLENPPDSLPQASLGYASLLVATPPVEALSQPVVIAPPSSNYSVISPQSPAHTANQMSPKKTTSPVQPLAQTPVANQLPQGSSSSQLPPLFSQMPVNFPPASCQSPLNLVKEAKDPSPTVRATQPPLLRAQSLKGDGQPPNQKIPSSAANQNAPSNYELLDFSMHQPQITNQAAGPPLPQSVPPPAPVNNTPGFYLQVTKDSQQGGRVDSEPLLQPPNENPARPPSSQITNHPSAPSHPPRPASTQCPPPPQATPTPQLAPPPESGQAPATTYSIQPGNPSGPQDPQRPPSVTGGQQGYGAMPSGPGYGGYYPEYQDGRQTYPAQYPVIDPRAQNYYQEDQYRRADPRYSRYNGPNPGYRETERQPERPSSRSSQYSDRPGSRQGYGEDYARSSRSAYDEYYANYIKKQYDQYADPSRWYDPSAVYDPRYRAYFDQAYWYYNQDAYRRADPYYGQQYAGRREGYDDPWRYYPGYDSRFDDEYRARDPYTDEFDRRSVHSEHSTHSVHSAHSRRSSFSSRSHQSQVYRSQPDLVAAGYDATVPVDYSYGQFPDQSDTQNYSQYNASDGTWTAPEQPPPRPVTPEKYSVPHCCARFGPAGQLILVQPNLPSAGQPALVELHSLEIMMQDSPEQSDLRAFPGPLFKEETHKVDVIKFAQNKAQECVRNDSLIDKDSACLIWEFIMLLCRQNGTVVGTDLADLLLKEHRSVWLPGKSPNEANLIDFTNEALERPEEEESGPLSLLSDTVMSVPENVGKETERFRELLLFGRKKDALESAMKNGLWGHALLLASKMDNRTHARVMTRFANSLPINDPLQTVYQLMSGRMPAAATCCGDDKWGDWRPHLAMVLSNLTHTLDLDTRTISTMGDTLASKGLMDAAHFCYLMAQVGFGIYTKKSTKMVLIGSNHSLPFVKFCTPEAVQRTEAYEYAQSLGSHPISMPNFQVFKFIYACRLAEVGLCAQAFHYCEVISRTLLTLPDYHSPVFIGQLIQISARLRFFDPQLKEKPEQELFQEPDWLLHLRHLNSQIKDGIIALRSDHSPVQPSPISEDHHNLYEPSAMTSDPHNPLMTSLMPQPGPPTPGVQLMPPAPAVILRDGAGHPPQAPPTTETYYQPAPPPQAQPAFIPQYQPEHQEPYAPTAMHHASLSPSAMPPQLPLYTPTEMPPHMPPPVGGVESSPTPPSPLQLPQPSPPSRGPPPQMDFYDNMANMSSGRRSRTTSQSSTHMLPGRRSRTVSESSTHSIGRERSNSMANQSSPPPPSIPEAPPQEVPKKTKSDSPKKGGGGGFLSWFLKGKNEAHLPDDKNKSIVWDEQKQRWVNLDEPEEENKPPPPPPTIFPKVPMGGPGLGAGPGMAGPPGGPGAGPSVNMFSRKAGTRARYVDVLNPGRGESKPAPVVAPPADLFAPLAPMTLPANLFVPNAAPEDQQPFEGSVPDNTGDNTKHTQPSATVPQMFNPTLLPPGPEGTLSGEVPPQPPAQGAPPPGGVTFYNPSQFAQAVPAARSRPGRMGHREYPKLK; from the exons ATGCAGCCGCCTCCTCGGACCGCGCCTCCGGGAGCGTGTGCTCCACCCCCTCCTTCCTCCGGTGGACCCAATGTGTTCAGGAGGACCCGGCCGCACAAGCACGGGGCAGCGGCCGCCGCTCCGTCACCTGCTCCGCTCTCACAGCCAATGACCGACCCCTTTGCCTTTGGCAGGCAGGCTCTTCCTCCGCTGCCCGTGGGTAGCCAGGCTCCGCCTCCAAACGGTAGTCCTCTTCGTATGCAAGCCCCTTCCCCGCCAGGTTTTGTCCAGACTGCTCCACCTCAAGGCCAGCCAATGGGAGTCCATGCAGCAGCAGCGGTTGGTCCTCCACCCGCCGTCTTCACCCCTCAGCCTGGTCTCTCGGGGCATCCGCCGGCTTCTAACCTGCCTCCTGCTGAACCTGGCTATTTTAGCTCCCAAGAGCCAATGCCCTACATCGCACAGTTGCCTAACCCCGCTCCTCCTTTCAGCGCCAGCCAGTTGCCACCAGTCCAGAGCAGCCCTCCGTTTCAgcacatgtcccccccccctcctcctcatctGGTTCCAGATCGCGGGAGCCGCCCTCCTTCTGTTCAGAACTACTTTCAGCCAACTAGTGATCCACCTCAGCCATTCCATGCCTCCCCCCAGGGACAGGCTCCTCCTACTGGGCACTTGCCCCACCACGGGCCGCCCCAGACGCACCCTCGGAGTCACGCTCATTCGGCTGGGCTAAATACCAGCGGGCCTCCTGTTTCCCAGCAGCAGAACTCGGTCCAGGGTTATTTCAGCCAATCAGGTGGGCACTCGGAGCCGTGGTTCAGCCTGGCTCCTCCTGACCCGTCTCAGCGTGCCTGCTCCATCCCGTGTGTCTCCCCCGGGGACCCTGGAACAGTGTCTATGTTTTTCCAGGGCAACGACGTAGAGAATAAAGAGACTCTTTCTGGGGAGGGCCGTCTGAATGGAGCGGCTCATCCTGCCCACGCAGCGGCTGTGACGGAAGCGCCTTATTTGAACGACAGTGGGAATATCCGAGCTGGAGGGGGCCCGTGCGACACGGTTGAAAATCTGGAATGTGTTCCGAACCAGGAAGTGCTGCCCAGCGAACCACAGCCTAGCCACACATATGAGGTGGGGCCTAACTTGGAGATGCCTGACTCTGCTGTTCGTCCTCCAAGTGTATCTTCTATCTACAGCAATGTTAGCCACAGCAGTGGCCACACCCCTCACAGTGGTGGCCACACCCCTCACAGTGGTGGCCACACCCCTCACAGTGGTGGCCACACCCCTCACAGTGGTGGCCACACCCCTCACAGTGGTggccacacaccccacagtggtggccacacaccccacagtacCGGGCACCCCCCTCGAAGGCACCAGGGTGTTGTTGGAACGTTTATCCAACAAGAAAGCCCCCGCCCTCCTGATCCACCTGCCTCACATCCTTCCACAAGTGGTTATTTTGAGCAGATCGATTCTACCCCTGCTCCGGAGCTCAGTCCCACATTTCCTACCCCGAGTCCCCCCAAGCCGGTAGGTGTGTTTCAGCCAAGTGCTAATTCCTCCTTTGAGCTTGTGCGGGCTCATAGTGTTGGGGTTCGACCTCCTGAAGTCGACCAAGCTAGAATGGTGGTGGAGAAGGTCGGAGCTGACGTGTTGCCCGGCAATCTGGAGCAGCCTCCGGACAACATGGAGACGATCCATGGGCAGGATCGCAGGCCTTCCTCTCTGGCTCAGGGACCTCGACGGCCCTGCGATAGTCCCGCCACGACCCTGTGGGCTCAGAGCGATCCTGCCAGTCTCGGTGCTAACATTCTGTTAGCGCCCGCAGCGCCCCCTCTGGCCAGCACCTTTGCGCCAGTGTGTCGGCCCAGTGCGGAGGTCATCCAGCCGCCCGAGGACGGCCCTCTGGACCTGCAGTCACCCAGGGCGTACGCGCAGCCTCACTTGGAAAACCTCGAGAACCCGCCTGACTCCCTCCCTCAGGCAAGTCTGGGCTACGCCTCGCTGCTGGTGGCCACGCCTCCTGTAGAGGCTTTGAGTCAGCCGGTCGTAATTGCGCCACCTTCTTCCAATTATAGTGTGATTTCTCCTCAAAGCCCTGCACATACAGCCAATCAGATGAGTCCTAAGAAGACCACCTCCCCTGTTCAGCCATTGGCTCAAACCCCAGTGGCTAATCAGTTGCCACAGGGTTCCTCGAGCAGTCAGCTACCGCCTCTTTTCTCGCAGATGCCAGTCAACTTTCCCCCGGCTTCCTGCCAGAGTCCGTTGAATCTGGTTAAAGAGGCCAAAGACCCTTCGCCTACTGTCAGAGCCACCCAACCTCCTCTTTTGAGGGCCCAGTCACTGAAAGGTGATGGTCAGCCTCCTAATCAGAAAATTCCATCTTCTGCTGCCAATCAAAATGCACCCTCAAATTATGAGCTACTTGATTTTTCTATGCACCAACCACAGATCACAAATCAAGCTGCCGGTCCACCCCTTCCTCAGTCGGTTCCGCCTCCTGCCCCCGTGAATAACACACCTGGCTTTTACCTGCAGGTCACCAAAGATTCTCAGCAAGGTGGGCGTGTCGACAGTGAGCCTTTGCTTCAGCCCCCAAATGAGAACCCTGCCAGACCGCCAAGTAGTCAAATTACAAACCACCCCTCCGCCCCCTCCCACCCTCCCCGCCCAGCTTCCACACAGTGCCCGCCCCCTCCGCaggccacacccactccccaGCTTGCACCACCCCCAGAATCTGGACAAGCTCCAGCCACCACATATTCTATCCAACCTGGAAATCCCTCTGGCCCACAAGATCCCCAGAGACCCCCGTCTGTCACTGGGGGTCAGCAGGGCTACGGTGCCATGCCCTCAGGGCCTGGATATGGCGGATACTACCCGGAGTACCAAGACGGAAGGCAAACCTACCCAGCTCAGTACCCAGTCATAGACCCAAGGGCTCAGAACTACTACCAG GAAGATCAGTATCGGAGGGCGGACCCCCGCTACAGCCGCTACAACGGACCAAATCCCGGTTACCGGGAGACGGAGAGACAGCCTGAGAGGCCGAGTTCTAGAAGCAGTCAGTACTCAGACCGACCCGGCTccag gcaGGGTTACGGTGAGGATTATGCCAGATCTAGCCGCAGTGCCTATGATGAGTACTATGCAAACTACATCAAGAAGCAGTATGACCAGTATGCAG aTCCGAGCAGGTGGTATGACCCCAGCGCTGTTTATGACCCCCGTTACAGAGCGTACTTTGACCAGGCATACTGGTACTATAACCAAGACGCCTACCGCAGAGCTGACCCTTATTACGGCCAGCAGTACGCCGGCAg GCGGGAGGGCTATGACGACCCGTGGCGGTACTATCCGGGCTACGACTCCAGGTTCGACGATGAGTACCGCGCGCGGGACCCATACACGGACGAGTTCGACCGCCGCTCCGTCCACAGCGAGCACTCCACCCACAGCGTCCACTCGGCACACAGCCGACGTAGCAGCTTCAGCTCACGGTCACACCAG AGTCAGGTCTACAGGAGTCAGCCGGATCTGGTTGCTGCGGGTTACGATGCCACGGTGCCTGTAGATTATTCTTATGGCCAGTTTCCTGACCAGTCTGACACTCAGAACTACAGCCAGTACAATGCCTCGGATGGCACGTGGACGGCCCCAGAACAGC ctcctCCCAGGCCCGTGACCCCAGAGAAGTACTCGGTCCCTCACTGCTGTGCCCGCTTCGGCCCGGCGGGTCAACTGATCCTGGTTCAGCCCAACCTGCCCTCGGCCGGGCAGCCCGCCCTTGTGGAGCTTCACAGCTTGGAG ATAATGATGCAGGATTCTCCCGAGCAGTCTGACCTGCGAGCATTCCCAGGACCGCTTTTCAA GGAGGAAACCCATAAGGTGGATGTTATAAAGTTTGCACAGAACAAAGCCCAGGAGTGTGTGCGCAATGACAGCCTCATCGACAAGGACTCCGCCTGCCTCATCTGGGAGTTCATAATGCTGCTCTGTCGTCAGAATGGG ACGGTGGTCGGCACAGACCTTGCTGACCTGTTGCTGAAGGAGCATCGCTCTGTGTGGTTGCCTGGCAAGTCGCCCAATGAGGCGAACCTGATCGATTTCACCAATGAGGCACTGGAGCggcctgaggaggaggagtcagggcCACTGTCCCTCCTATCAGACACCGTCATGAGTGTCCCCGAGAACGTCGGCAAGGAAACGGAACGCTTCAGAGAACTACTGCTCTTTGGGCGAAAGAAG gaTGCTCTGGAGTCTGCTAtgaagaatggtctttggggcCACGCCCTTCTCCTCGCCAGTAAGATGGACAACCGAACACATGCAAGAGTCATGACCAG GTTTGCCAACAGTCTGCCCATCAATGACCCCCTGCAGACAGTTTACCAGCTTATGTCAGGGAGGATGCCTGCTGCTGCAacg TGTTGTGGGGATGATAAATGGGGAGACTGGCGCCCCCATCTGGCCATGGTGCTCTCAAACCTTACTCACACCCTGGATCTGGATACACGCACCATCTCGACCATGGGGGACACTCTGG CCTCCAAAGGTCTGATGGACGCTGCTCATTTCTGTTACCTGATGGCCCAGGTGGGCTTTGGCATCTATACTAAGAAAAGCACGAAGATGGTCCTCATTGGTTCCaaccacag TCTGCCGTTTGTGAAGTTCTGCACTCCTGAGGCGGTCCAGAGGACGGAGGCCTACGAGTACGCCCAGTCCCTGGGCTCACACCCCATCTCCATGCCCAACTTCCAG GTGTTTAAGTTCATCTATGCGTGTCGCCTGGCGGAGGTGGGGCTCTGTGCTCAGGCCTTCCATTACTGTGAGGTCATCTCCCGCACGCTGCTGACACTGCCCGACTACCACTCACCTGTCTTTATCGGCCAGCTCATTCAG ATATCTGCGAGACTGAGGTTTTTCGACCCCCAGCTGAAGGAGAAGCCAGAGCAGGAACTCTTCCAGGAACCTGACTGGCTCCTGCACCTCAGACACCTCAACAGCCAgatcaag GACGGCATAATAGCGTTACGTTCAGATCACAGTCCTGTCCAGCCATCACCAATCTCTGAAGACCACCACAACCTGTATGAACCTTCAGCTATGACCTCCGACCCCCACAACCCCCTCATGACCTCCCTCATGCCGCAGCCGGGCCCGCCCACCCCAGGGGTCCAGCTCATGCCTCCAG CTCCCGCCGTTATTTTGCGAGATGGGGCGGGGCATCCGCcacaggcccctcccaccacgGAGACGTATTACCAGCCGGCCCCGCCTCCTCAGGCCCAGCCCGCCTTCATTCCGCAGTACCAGCCTGAGCACCAGGAGCCTTACGCTCCCACGGCGATGCACCACGCATCTCTGTCGCCCTCCGCCATGCCCCCACAGCTGCCCCTCTACACGCCCACAGAAATGCCCCCCCACATGCCCCCCCcggtgggtggggtggagtcCTCCCCCACCCCGCCCTCACCTCTCCAGCTGCCTCAACCATCCCCGCCTTCCCGAGGCCCCCCGCCGCAGATGGACTTCTACGACAACATGGCCAACATG AGTTCAGGGAGAAGATCCAGAACCACTTCTCAGTCTTCTACACACATG TTGCCGGGACGACGCTCTCGGACCGTCTCCGAATCCTCCACCCATTCGATAGGGCGGGAACGCAGCAATTCCATGGCCAATCAgagctctcctcctccaccatccATTCCAGAAGCTCCACCCCAGGAAGTGCCCAAGAAAACCAAGAGCGATTCTCCCAAAAAG ggagggggtggaggctTCCTGAGTTGGTTTCTGAAGGGAAAGAATGAAGCTCATCTCCCAGACGACAAGAATAAATCC ATCGTTTGGGATGAACAGAAGCAGCGGTGGGTGAATCTGGATGAACCAGAGGAAGAG AATAAAccgcctccccctcctcctacgATATTTCCAAAAGTCCCAATGGGTGGTCCGGGTTTGGGGGCGGGTCCAGGAATGGCCGGCCCACCAGGCGGACCAGGGGCGGGACCGTCTGTTAACATGTTCTCCAGGAAAGCAG gcacTAGGGCGCGCTATGTGGACGTGCTGAATCCAGGACGTGGAGAGTCTAAACCAGCTCCTGTAGTTGCTCCGCCGGCTGACCTGTTCGCTCCCCTCGCCCCCATGACCTTACCGGCCAACCTCTTCGTTCCCAACGCAG CTCCAGAGGACCAGCAGCCATTTGAAGGAAGTGTTCCAGACAACACTGGagacaacacaaaacacacacaaccctcggCAACAGTTCCACAG ATGTTTAACCCGACACTTTTGCCTCCAGGCCCAGAGGGAACTCTGTCAGGGGAG GTCCCCCCACAGCCGCCAGCCCAAGGAGCTCCACCCCCAGGGGGCGTGACCTTCTATAACCCATCGCAGTTTGCACAG gctgtTCCTGCAGCTCGTTCTCGTCCTGGGAGGATGGGGCACAGGGAATACCCCAAACTGAAATAA